A genome region from Cognatishimia activa includes the following:
- the rarD gene encoding EamA family transporter RarD, translating into MAQSATVTNKDTPQGLGFAVSAYFMWGFLPLYMKLVAHIPSVEVVAHRIIWSVPIAGLLLVILRRTDALREALTSPKTLALGALTAALISVNWAIYVYSIATDRAVDSALGYYINPLFSVLLGAILLRERPTRAQTVAIGLAGLAVLVLFVTASRPPWIPISLMLTWGFYAYCKKSLPIGPNQGFMLEVLILSIPAIPYVAYLYSTGQGYFLTDLSNTWLLIGCGVVTAVPLIVYANGAKLLRLSTIAILQYIAPSMIFIIAVFVFGETIDTGRMIAFPLIWLALIIYTTSMIREMRKG; encoded by the coding sequence ATGGCTCAAAGCGCGACAGTCACGAACAAAGACACCCCGCAAGGTCTGGGTTTTGCGGTTTCGGCTTATTTCATGTGGGGGTTCCTGCCGCTCTATATGAAACTCGTGGCTCATATTCCTTCGGTCGAAGTCGTCGCCCATCGGATCATCTGGTCCGTTCCCATTGCCGGTCTATTGCTGGTGATCCTGCGTCGCACCGATGCTCTGCGTGAGGCTCTGACGTCGCCGAAAACCTTGGCGCTTGGGGCGCTGACGGCGGCGTTGATTTCGGTGAACTGGGCGATTTATGTCTATTCGATTGCCACCGATCGCGCAGTGGATTCAGCGCTTGGGTATTACATCAATCCGCTGTTCTCAGTTCTATTAGGCGCGATCTTGCTGCGAGAACGCCCCACGCGCGCGCAAACTGTGGCCATCGGCCTAGCTGGCCTTGCCGTTCTGGTGCTTTTCGTGACCGCCTCGCGCCCGCCTTGGATCCCGATCAGCTTGATGCTGACCTGGGGATTTTACGCCTATTGCAAAAAATCCCTGCCGATTGGTCCCAACCAGGGCTTCATGCTCGAGGTTCTGATCCTCTCGATCCCGGCGATCCCCTATGTCGCTTATCTATATTCAACGGGGCAGGGATATTTTCTAACTGATCTTAGCAACACCTGGCTGTTGATCGGCTGCGGCGTTGTCACGGCGGTGCCACTGATCGTCTATGCCAATGGCGCCAAACTCTTGCGTCTGAGCACCATTGCCATTCTCCAATACATCGCGCCGTCGATGATCTTTATTATCGCCGTCTTTGTCTTTGGAGAGACCATCGACACCGGCCGCATGATTGCCTTCCCTCTGATCTGGTTGGCGCTGATCATCTATACCACCTCAATGATCCGCGAGATGCGCAAGGGTTGA
- a CDS encoding RluA family pseudouridine synthase codes for MVEITPYNPPMDPLDVLHEDGHIIVVNKPSGLLSVPGRGEHLADCLISRVQAAFPDALLVHRLDRDTSGVMVFALTAHAQRNLSMQFEKRSTKKTYVARVSGEIAEKTGTVDLPLIVDWPNRPLQKVCHETGKPAVTDWRVLKVGGGETRVRLSPKTGRSHQLRVHMLALGHVILGDPLYAKGADLDYPRLMLHSEELRLNHPESGKGMSFRAKAPF; via the coding sequence ATGGTAGAGATCACGCCCTATAATCCCCCAATGGATCCACTGGATGTCCTGCATGAGGACGGCCATATCATTGTGGTGAACAAACCCTCGGGGCTTTTGTCCGTGCCAGGGCGCGGGGAACATCTGGCAGATTGTCTGATCTCGCGCGTACAGGCTGCCTTTCCCGATGCGCTTTTGGTGCATCGTCTGGATCGCGACACGTCTGGCGTCATGGTCTTTGCCCTGACGGCGCACGCACAACGCAATCTCTCGATGCAGTTTGAGAAACGCAGCACCAAGAAAACCTATGTCGCGCGTGTGTCTGGTGAGATTGCCGAGAAAACCGGAACTGTTGATCTGCCACTGATTGTGGATTGGCCGAACCGTCCTCTGCAGAAAGTCTGCCACGAAACCGGTAAGCCCGCCGTGACCGACTGGCGTGTGCTAAAGGTCGGTGGCGGAGAAACCCGCGTGCGCCTATCCCCTAAAACGGGTCGCAGCCATCAGCTGCGGGTTCATATGCTGGCGCTTGGCCATGTTATCCTCGGGGATCCACTTTACGCCAAAGGCGCGGATCTCGATTATCCGCGCCTCATGTTGCACTCCGAAGAATTGCGCCTGAACCACCCGGAAAGTGGCAAAGGCATGAGTTTCCGCGCCAAAGCACCGTTTTAG
- a CDS encoding aldehyde dehydrogenase family protein has protein sequence MLAKRQFYINGSWVDPVAAKDLEVINPSTEEPCAVISLGDQADTDAAVAAARAAFPAWAATPMEDRIALIRKFYDIYNARQAEMGDAISQEMGAPIDMATNSQWGCGPWHMDGFFEALDNFEVERPYRNERIHMEPIGVCGMITPWNWPMNQVVLKVIPALAVGCTIVLKPSEIAPLSGLLFAEMMDDAGFPAGVFNLVNGDGMGVGSQLSTHPDVDMISFTGSTRAGIAISKAAADSLKRVSLELGGKGANIVFADAPEKTVRNGVLHCMNNSGQSCNAPTRMMVERSYYAEALEIAKATAEKVTVDLASKPGRHIGPVVSEAQFNKIQGLIETGIKEGATLLAGGLGRPEGLNKGYFVRPTVFADVTPDMTIYREEIFGPVLAITPFDSEAEAIEMANDTVYGLTNYIQTEDDVKRLRVARSVRSGMVETNSVGFGHGIPFGGMKQSGNGREGGPWGLEEFCEVKVISGCSF, from the coding sequence ATGCTTGCAAAACGCCAATTCTATATCAACGGATCCTGGGTGGATCCTGTCGCTGCCAAAGACCTTGAGGTGATCAACCCAAGCACCGAGGAGCCCTGCGCCGTGATTTCGCTAGGCGATCAGGCGGACACAGACGCTGCGGTTGCTGCGGCCCGCGCGGCGTTTCCTGCTTGGGCTGCGACCCCGATGGAGGATCGCATCGCATTGATCCGCAAGTTCTATGACATCTACAACGCGCGACAGGCTGAAATGGGAGACGCCATCAGCCAGGAAATGGGCGCGCCGATTGATATGGCCACGAACTCTCAGTGGGGCTGCGGGCCTTGGCATATGGACGGCTTCTTTGAGGCGTTAGACAATTTTGAGGTCGAACGCCCCTATCGCAACGAACGCATCCACATGGAGCCCATCGGCGTTTGCGGGATGATCACGCCATGGAACTGGCCGATGAACCAGGTTGTGCTGAAGGTAATCCCAGCCCTCGCGGTCGGCTGCACCATCGTTTTGAAACCCTCGGAAATTGCGCCCCTCTCAGGCCTCTTGTTTGCCGAGATGATGGATGACGCAGGCTTTCCGGCCGGAGTTTTCAACCTCGTGAATGGCGATGGCATGGGAGTTGGCAGCCAGCTTTCAACGCATCCAGACGTGGATATGATCAGCTTTACCGGCTCGACCCGCGCAGGTATCGCGATTTCCAAAGCCGCAGCCGACAGCCTCAAGCGCGTGAGCCTTGAGCTTGGCGGCAAGGGCGCGAATATCGTCTTTGCGGACGCGCCAGAGAAAACCGTGCGCAACGGGGTGCTGCACTGCATGAACAACTCGGGCCAATCCTGCAACGCGCCAACCCGCATGATGGTGGAACGTAGCTACTACGCAGAAGCGCTCGAGATCGCCAAAGCCACGGCCGAGAAGGTCACCGTGGATCTCGCGTCAAAGCCTGGGCGTCACATCGGTCCGGTCGTGTCAGAAGCGCAGTTCAACAAGATCCAGGGGCTGATCGAGACAGGCATCAAAGAAGGCGCAACACTGCTCGCTGGTGGTTTGGGTCGCCCTGAAGGTCTGAACAAAGGCTATTTCGTGCGCCCCACGGTCTTTGCCGACGTGACGCCTGACATGACGATCTATCGCGAAGAAATCTTCGGCCCAGTGCTCGCGATCACGCCGTTTGATTCCGAGGCTGAGGCCATCGAAATGGCCAACGATACAGTCTATGGTCTGACCAACTACATCCAAACCGAAGACGATGTAAAACGCCTGCGCGTGGCACGCTCCGTGCGTTCGGGCATGGTAGAAACCAACTCGGTTGGCTTTGGCCACGGCATCCCCTTTGGCGGCATGAAACAGTCCGGGAACGGCCGCGAGGGTGGCCCTTGGGGGCTGGAGGAATTCTGCGAGGTCAAAGTGATCTCGGGATGTTCGTTCTAG
- a CDS encoding peroxiredoxin produces MALRINDVVPDFTADTDQGEISFHDWIGDSWAILFSHPKDFTPVCTTEFSAVAQLADEWAARGTKVIGVSVDGVEDHKKWKEDIASYGNAPAGFPIIADAGLKVSKLFDMLPAEAYLPDGRTPADSATVRSVFIIGPDKQLKLSMTYPMTVGRNFAEILRALDGLQMSSKGVATPANWMPGEDVIIPPTVSNEDATAKFGEFETVFPYLRKTKAPE; encoded by the coding sequence ATGGCTCTCAGAATTAACGATGTTGTTCCCGATTTCACCGCCGATACCGATCAGGGCGAGATTTCGTTCCACGATTGGATTGGCGACAGCTGGGCGATCCTGTTTTCTCATCCAAAGGACTTTACACCGGTTTGCACAACGGAGTTTTCCGCCGTCGCACAATTGGCCGATGAATGGGCCGCGCGGGGGACCAAAGTGATTGGCGTGTCCGTTGATGGGGTCGAAGACCACAAAAAGTGGAAAGAAGACATCGCGAGTTATGGCAATGCGCCTGCTGGTTTTCCGATCATTGCGGATGCGGGTCTCAAGGTCTCTAAGCTCTTTGATATGCTGCCTGCTGAGGCTTACTTGCCGGATGGCCGCACTCCTGCTGACAGTGCCACAGTGCGCTCTGTGTTCATCATTGGACCGGACAAGCAGTTGAAACTGTCGATGACCTATCCGATGACTGTAGGCCGGAATTTTGCCGAGATCCTGCGCGCTTTGGACGGTCTTCAGATGTCATCCAAAGGCGTGGCGACCCCTGCGAACTGGATGCCAGGTGAGGATGTGATCATTCCGCCGACCGTGTCCAATGAAGACGCGACCGCCAAATTTGGTGAGTTTGAGACGGTGTTTCCTTATTTGCGGAAGACGAAAGCGCCTGAGTAG
- the pnp gene encoding polyribonucleotide nucleotidyltransferase translates to MFNESKKTMQWGEETLTLETGKVARQADGCVIATLGETSVMAAVTFAKAPKPGQDFFPLTVHYQEKYYAAGKVPGGFFKREARPTEKETLTARLIDRPIRPLFVEGFKHEVLVMCTVLSHDLVNDPDIVAMIAASAALTISGVPFMGPIAAARVGFVDGEYILNPEIDDMDELRTKPDQRLDLVVAGTKDAVMMVESEAYELSEAEMLGAVKFAHDSFQPVIDLIIDLAEDAAKEPFDFQAPDYADLYAAVKAAGEEQMRAAFAITDKQERTAAVSAARDAIKEALTEEQLEDANLGSAMKKLEAGILRGDVVKTGKRIDGRDTTTVRAIESQVGFLPRTHGSALFTRGETQGLVVTTLGTGDDEQIIDALHGNFRSNFLLHYNFPPYSVGEAGRVGPPGRREIGHGKLAWRALQAVLPAATDFPYTVRVVSEITESNGSSSMASVCGGSLSMMDAGVPLKSAVAGVAMGLILEDDGSYAILTDILGDEDHLGDMDFKVAGTENGITSLQMDIKVAGITPEIMEKALAQAKDGRMHILGEMNKALSGASDFSVHAPRIETMNIPTDKIREVIGSGGKVIREIVEVSGAKVDINDDGVIKIASPNGESIQKAYDMIHSIVAEPEEGQIYNGKVVKIVDFGAFVNFFGKRDGLVHVSQIENRRLNHPSDVLKEGQEVKVKLLGFDDRGKVRLSMKVVDQETGEEIKPEPKKEKAEE, encoded by the coding sequence ATGTTTAACGAATCTAAGAAAACGATGCAGTGGGGCGAAGAGACCCTCACGCTGGAAACGGGCAAGGTTGCCCGTCAGGCCGACGGCTGTGTGATCGCCACTCTGGGCGAAACCTCGGTTATGGCCGCTGTGACCTTTGCTAAGGCACCAAAACCCGGTCAGGACTTTTTCCCGCTGACCGTACATTACCAAGAGAAATACTATGCGGCCGGTAAAGTCCCAGGTGGCTTTTTCAAACGCGAAGCGCGTCCGACCGAAAAAGAGACTCTGACCGCGCGTTTGATCGACCGTCCGATCCGCCCGCTGTTCGTCGAAGGCTTCAAGCACGAAGTCCTCGTGATGTGTACCGTTCTGTCCCACGATCTGGTCAATGACCCAGATATCGTGGCGATGATCGCGGCTTCCGCGGCGCTGACCATCTCTGGCGTTCCATTCATGGGCCCGATTGCTGCGGCACGTGTTGGTTTCGTGGATGGCGAATACATCCTCAACCCAGAAATCGACGATATGGACGAGCTGCGCACCAAGCCAGATCAGCGTCTGGACCTCGTTGTTGCGGGCACCAAAGACGCCGTGATGATGGTGGAATCTGAGGCTTACGAACTGTCCGAAGCAGAAATGCTGGGTGCGGTGAAATTTGCCCACGACAGCTTCCAGCCGGTGATCGACCTGATCATCGATCTGGCTGAAGACGCCGCGAAAGAGCCGTTTGACTTCCAAGCACCGGACTACGCCGATCTCTATGCTGCCGTGAAAGCCGCTGGCGAAGAGCAAATGCGTGCAGCTTTCGCGATCACCGACAAGCAAGAGCGCACCGCAGCTGTTTCCGCAGCCCGCGACGCGATCAAAGAAGCTCTGACCGAAGAGCAGCTTGAGGACGCGAACCTCGGCTCCGCGATGAAAAAGCTCGAAGCCGGCATTCTGCGCGGTGACGTTGTGAAAACCGGCAAGCGTATTGACGGTCGTGACACCACCACTGTGCGCGCGATCGAAAGCCAAGTTGGCTTCCTGCCACGGACTCACGGTTCCGCCCTCTTCACACGCGGCGAGACCCAAGGTCTGGTTGTCACCACTCTGGGCACCGGCGATGACGAACAAATCATCGACGCACTGCATGGCAACTTCCGCTCTAACTTCCTGCTGCACTATAACTTCCCTCCATACTCTGTAGGTGAAGCTGGTCGCGTGGGCCCTCCAGGTCGTCGCGAAATCGGTCACGGCAAACTGGCATGGCGCGCGCTGCAGGCGGTTCTGCCAGCGGCAACCGACTTCCCTTACACCGTGCGTGTGGTTTCCGAAATCACCGAATCCAACGGCTCGTCTTCTATGGCATCCGTTTGTGGTGGCTCCCTGTCCATGATGGACGCGGGCGTGCCGCTCAAATCCGCAGTTGCGGGTGTGGCCATGGGTCTGATCCTTGAGGATGACGGCTCTTATGCGATCCTGACCGACATCCTGGGTGACGAAGACCACCTCGGCGACATGGACTTCAAAGTGGCGGGTACCGAGAACGGCATCACCTCGCTGCAGATGGACATCAAAGTCGCAGGCATCACGCCCGAGATCATGGAAAAAGCGCTGGCACAGGCGAAAGACGGCCGGATGCACATCCTGGGCGAGATGAACAAAGCGCTGTCTGGCGCCTCTGACTTCTCTGTTCACGCGCCTCGCATCGAGACCATGAACATCCCAACCGACAAGATCCGTGAAGTAATCGGCTCTGGCGGTAAGGTGATCCGTGAAATCGTTGAGGTCTCTGGCGCGAAAGTCGACATCAACGACGACGGCGTGATCAAGATCGCGTCCCCGAACGGTGAGTCGATCCAAAAAGCCTACGACATGATCCACTCGATCGTGGCAGAGCCAGAAGAAGGCCAGATCTATAACGGCAAAGTCGTTAAGATCGTCGACTTCGGTGCTTTCGTGAACTTCTTTGGTAAGCGCGACGGTCTGGTGCACGTATCCCAGATCGAAAACCGCCGCCTGAACCACCCATCCGACGTTCTGAAAGAAGGTCAGGAAGTTAAGGTCAAGCTGCTGGGCTTTGACGACCGTGGTAAAGTCCGCCTGTCGATGAAAGTCGTCGATCAGGAAACCGGTGAAGAGATCAAGCCTGAGCCGAAAAAGGAAAAGGCTGAGGAGTAA
- a CDS encoding sterol desaturase family protein: MKQALSVLINMGSLHRLAPLWLFGVVLIILFPSWWVIPALAYGAVLQFFVEYVMHRFLYHREPPTDQGVFNDLYRTHIAHHEFPTDAEYFTGDDHWFAVRFGLVSVAIHALIMWPFLGFTSALYFAVIMLFVGSVSAFTFYEYCHTLAHLNVKKGWFGQRVTRKHMAHHYQDHHATFHVSLGMEWIDRLFGTAHDRDTARERFDRETMLSLGMDPEDLRLVTARKAFGITRMPGEKA, encoded by the coding sequence ATGAAACAAGCTCTGTCCGTTCTGATCAATATGGGAAGCCTGCATAGGCTGGCCCCGCTTTGGCTCTTTGGCGTTGTTTTAATTATACTTTTCCCAAGTTGGTGGGTTATCCCCGCGCTGGCGTATGGAGCCGTGCTGCAGTTCTTTGTGGAATATGTGATGCACCGTTTTCTTTATCATCGCGAGCCTCCGACGGACCAAGGGGTCTTTAACGATCTCTATCGCACCCATATCGCGCACCACGAATTTCCGACCGACGCAGAGTATTTCACCGGCGACGACCATTGGTTCGCCGTTCGCTTCGGTCTGGTCTCGGTCGCCATCCACGCGCTGATCATGTGGCCGTTTCTTGGCTTCACCTCTGCGCTCTACTTTGCAGTGATCATGCTCTTTGTTGGTTCGGTCTCGGCCTTCACCTTCTATGAATATTGCCACACGCTGGCCCATCTGAACGTGAAGAAAGGCTGGTTCGGCCAACGTGTCACCCGCAAGCACATGGCACACCACTACCAAGACCACCATGCCACGTTCCATGTGAGCCTTGGGATGGAATGGATCGACCGGCTCTTCGGCACTGCGCATGACCGCGACACCGCGCGCGAACGTTTTGATCGAGAGACGATGCTGTCCTTGGGTATGGACCCCGAAGACCTCCGGCTTGTGACGGCGCGTAAGGCGTTCGGCATCACGCGGATGCCGGGCGAGAAGGCTTAA
- a CDS encoding BCCT family transporter yields the protein MSDTNNSPGTGDQTLEFETDYELGQDNIRPMGLDIHNPVFLVSSIVIAGFVLLSLANQEASAAFFGWLRPWLTSTFDWFLVLSVDAITLFCLALIVLPVGKVRIGGKDAKPDYSYAGWIAMMFAAGIGIGLLFFGVLEPVYYQFSEGGGASPLGIDQSQPGNEYIGVVGTIHHWGLEGWAVYAAVGLSLGIFCYNLGLPLTLRSAFYPILGERVWGWWGHIIDTLAVFATLFGLTTSLGLGAQQVAAGLNEVFGITPTPTVTVLLIIGITVIALGSVLLGMDAGVKRLSEINMIMAVGLFIFVILVTGVGAAISRYFNVMVDYIVLLPALSNPFGRTDTSFFHGWTTFYWAWWIAWSPFVGMFIARISRGRTVREFVICALVAPTAVCALWMSTFGGAAIDMLNAGGAEGVKATVIDAYKPEGALFGFLKELPLYSIVAPIALVLIVIFFVTSSDSGSLVIDTITAGGKMDAPPVQRVFWCTLEGLVAIALLLGGGLSALQGAAVSTGIPFTLVVLIMCYCLWLALRSEAKKQNG from the coding sequence ATGTCTGACACAAATAATTCCCCAGGGACGGGCGACCAAACCCTGGAGTTCGAAACGGACTATGAGTTGGGACAAGACAATATCCGGCCGATGGGGCTTGATATTCACAATCCAGTTTTCCTGGTGTCCAGTATTGTCATTGCAGGGTTTGTTCTTTTGTCTTTGGCCAACCAAGAGGCCTCGGCGGCCTTTTTCGGATGGCTGCGCCCTTGGCTGACCAGCACGTTTGACTGGTTCTTGGTGCTCTCTGTGGACGCCATTACCCTGTTCTGTCTGGCGCTGATTGTCTTGCCCGTGGGCAAGGTGCGGATCGGCGGCAAAGACGCCAAGCCTGATTATTCCTATGCCGGTTGGATTGCGATGATGTTCGCAGCCGGTATCGGTATTGGTCTCTTGTTCTTTGGCGTTCTTGAGCCGGTGTACTACCAGTTCTCTGAAGGTGGCGGCGCGAGCCCTCTGGGCATCGACCAGTCGCAGCCAGGCAATGAATACATCGGTGTTGTCGGCACGATCCACCATTGGGGTCTTGAGGGCTGGGCGGTCTATGCGGCCGTGGGTCTGAGCCTCGGGATCTTTTGCTATAACCTCGGTCTACCGCTCACGCTGCGGTCTGCGTTCTATCCAATTCTGGGCGAGCGCGTCTGGGGCTGGTGGGGTCACATCATCGATACGCTTGCGGTGTTCGCGACACTCTTTGGCCTGACCACATCGCTGGGTCTGGGTGCCCAGCAGGTGGCTGCGGGTCTGAACGAAGTCTTTGGCATCACGCCAACCCCGACCGTAACAGTTCTGTTGATCATCGGCATCACCGTGATCGCGCTGGGCTCCGTTCTGCTGGGCATGGACGCGGGTGTGAAACGTCTGTCCGAGATCAATATGATCATGGCGGTTGGCCTGTTCATCTTTGTGATCCTGGTAACAGGGGTTGGTGCCGCGATTTCGCGCTATTTCAACGTGATGGTGGACTACATCGTGCTCTTGCCGGCGTTGTCCAACCCGTTTGGGCGAACCGACACGAGCTTCTTCCACGGCTGGACGACCTTCTATTGGGCCTGGTGGATCGCTTGGTCTCCATTCGTTGGCATGTTCATCGCGCGGATCTCGCGGGGACGGACTGTGCGTGAATTCGTGATCTGTGCACTGGTTGCGCCTACCGCGGTTTGTGCGCTGTGGATGTCCACTTTTGGTGGTGCCGCGATCGACATGCTGAATGCAGGTGGCGCAGAGGGCGTTAAGGCAACCGTTATTGACGCCTACAAGCCCGAAGGCGCACTGTTTGGCTTCCTTAAGGAACTGCCGCTTTACAGCATCGTCGCGCCGATTGCGCTGGTTCTGATCGTGATCTTCTTTGTGACCTCGTCAGACTCGGGTTCACTGGTCATCGATACGATCACAGCAGGCGGCAAGATGGACGCGCCTCCGGTGCAGCGTGTGTTCTGGTGTACGCTGGAAGGCCTCGTGGCGATTGCGCTTCTGTTGGGCGGCGGTTTGTCCGCGCTTCAGGGGGCGGCGGTTTCGACCGGTATTCCGTTCACGCTTGTGGTTTTGATCATGTGCTATTGCCTGTGGCTGGCTCTGCGGTCTGAGGCCAAGAAACAGAACGGTTAA
- a CDS encoding GTP-binding protein, translating to MNESRLPVTVLSGFLGAGKTTLLNRILNNRDGLKVAVIVNDMSEVNIDADLLREGGAELSQTDETLVEMSNGCICCTLRDDLLAEVRRLAEEARFDYLLIESTGISEPLPVAATFEFRDEGGDSLDDLARLDTMVTVVDAVNLLNDFSSHDFLADRGETMGEEDERTLVHLLTDQIEFADVVILNKVQDTTPQNVDAALKIIRSLNADAKIIQTSHSVVEPKEILNTNLFDFEKAHEHPMWAKELYGFEDHTPETEEYGIASFVYRARAPFDPVKIHAFLNGDLPGVIRAKGHFWMTTRPDWVAEFSLAGALSSVTPLGTWWASVPEDRWPDHQQARDYLKSHWSEPFGDRRQELVFIGSGIDWAWMTAQMDACLVKDATLESLETYPYEDDPFPLWRRN from the coding sequence ATGAATGAGTCCCGCCTTCCGGTGACGGTCCTGTCAGGCTTTCTTGGCGCCGGCAAAACCACACTCTTGAACCGCATTTTGAACAACCGCGACGGCCTGAAGGTGGCCGTCATCGTAAACGACATGTCCGAGGTCAACATCGACGCCGACCTTCTGCGCGAAGGCGGTGCAGAGCTGAGCCAGACCGACGAGACCCTCGTTGAGATGTCCAACGGCTGCATCTGCTGCACCCTGCGCGATGACCTTCTGGCCGAAGTACGCCGTCTGGCCGAAGAGGCTCGGTTTGATTATTTGCTGATCGAGTCGACCGGGATTTCCGAACCCCTTCCTGTCGCCGCAACCTTTGAGTTCCGCGACGAAGGCGGGGACAGCCTCGACGACCTCGCGCGTCTGGACACAATGGTCACCGTGGTGGACGCGGTAAATCTGCTCAACGATTTCTCGAGCCACGATTTCTTGGCGGACCGCGGCGAAACCATGGGCGAAGAGGACGAGCGCACTCTGGTGCATTTGCTGACCGATCAGATCGAATTTGCTGATGTTGTCATCCTGAACAAGGTCCAGGATACGACGCCTCAGAATGTCGACGCCGCTTTGAAAATCATCCGCAGCCTGAATGCGGACGCCAAGATCATTCAAACCAGCCACAGTGTTGTGGAGCCGAAAGAGATCCTCAATACGAACCTCTTTGACTTTGAGAAAGCCCACGAACACCCAATGTGGGCCAAAGAGCTTTACGGCTTTGAAGACCACACACCAGAAACCGAAGAATACGGCATCGCCTCTTTCGTTTACCGCGCGCGTGCACCTTTCGATCCAGTCAAGATCCACGCCTTCCTGAACGGAGACCTCCCCGGCGTGATCCGCGCCAAGGGGCACTTCTGGATGACAACGCGGCCGGATTGGGTTGCAGAGTTTTCGCTGGCCGGCGCGCTGTCATCAGTCACGCCTTTGGGCACATGGTGGGCTTCGGTGCCAGAAGATCGCTGGCCCGATCACCAGCAAGCGCGCGACTATCTGAAATCCCATTGGTCCGAACCTTTTGGCGATCGCCGCCAAGAGCTGGTGTTTATTGGATCTGGCATCGACTGGGCATGGATGACGGCTCAGATGGACGCCTGCTTGGTCAAGGATGCAACCTTGGAAAGCCTCGAGACCTATCCTTACGAGGATGACCCATTCCCTCTTTGGCGTCGCAATTAA
- the rpsO gene encoding 30S ribosomal protein S15, producing the protein MSITVEEKARVMKEYATKEGDTGSPEVQVAILSSRIATLTEHFKTHKKDNHGRRGLLKMVAQRRKLLDYLKGKDEARYADLIKRLGLRR; encoded by the coding sequence ATGTCGATCACTGTTGAAGAAAAAGCACGCGTGATGAAAGAATACGCAACCAAAGAAGGCGACACCGGTTCGCCTGAAGTTCAGGTTGCCATCCTCTCTTCCCGCATCGCGACCCTGACCGAGCACTTCAAAACCCACAAAAAAGACAACCACGGCCGTCGTGGTCTTTTGAAAATGGTTGCTCAGCGCCGCAAGCTGCTGGACTACCTGAAGGGCAAAGACGAAGCGCGCTACGCTGATCTGATCAAGCGTCTGGGCCTGCGTCGCTAA
- a CDS encoding calcium-binding protein yields the protein MWVFATLLGMAALGAALWDTGPEPEDDSDDAPEDDGLITDQILPGSDIADFLEGGAGNDQLNGYGGADTLVGNDGNDVLIGQDDEDELYGGHGEDRLEGGDENDALFGGEDADLLLGGLDDDWLSGDAGNDTLFGGLGQDQLCGGAGADFVSGNHGNDTITGGLGADDFSGGSGDDILIGTVLNAQGEDIDVGDTLVGGQGDDILIAGAGDFIEGISGADQAIVSHWNAGGNAALWADFDDTKDSVAFYDETGTLDPARLTVAADASDPTIGHVMLDGETILTVVGGGALTPADISIITSLPA from the coding sequence ATGTGGGTATTTGCGACATTGCTGGGCATGGCCGCTTTGGGCGCGGCACTGTGGGATACGGGGCCAGAGCCTGAGGACGACAGCGACGACGCGCCAGAGGATGACGGCCTGATCACAGATCAGATCCTCCCGGGCTCTGACATTGCAGATTTTCTTGAAGGCGGCGCGGGCAATGATCAGCTCAACGGTTATGGCGGCGCGGACACTTTGGTTGGCAATGACGGGAACGATGTCCTGATCGGCCAGGATGACGAGGATGAGCTCTATGGCGGCCATGGCGAGGACCGACTGGAAGGCGGGGACGAGAACGACGCGCTCTTTGGCGGAGAGGATGCGGACCTGTTGCTCGGCGGATTGGACGATGATTGGCTATCGGGCGACGCGGGGAACGACACGCTTTTTGGCGGGCTGGGTCAGGACCAGCTCTGTGGCGGTGCGGGCGCGGATTTTGTCTCTGGCAATCATGGCAACGATACGATCACAGGCGGCCTTGGGGCAGATGATTTTTCCGGCGGGTCAGGTGATGACATTCTGATAGGAACGGTTCTGAACGCGCAGGGCGAAGACATTGATGTCGGCGACACTCTGGTCGGCGGACAAGGCGATGACATCCTGATCGCAGGGGCAGGTGATTTCATCGAAGGCATCAGCGGCGCGGATCAGGCCATTGTCAGCCATTGGAACGCGGGCGGAAATGCGGCGCTTTGGGCTGATTTTGACGACACCAAAGACAGCGTCGCCTTTTATGACGAGACGGGCACGTTGGATCCCGCACGATTGACGGTCGCCGCCGACGCATCGGATCCGACGATTGGACATGTGATGCTTGACGGCGAAACCATCCTGACTGTTGTCGGGGGTGGCGCGCTTACACCAGCCGACATCTCGATCATCACTAGTCTGCCCGCCTGA